In Candidatus Pantoea floridensis, a single genomic region encodes these proteins:
- a CDS encoding MFS transporter has protein sequence MKLHKHGEAQQLPVLALLALAMAGFICILTETIPSGLLPQISQGLAISPALAGQLVTAYAAGSLIAAIPLTLLTRSWSRRRVLLSTVCGFLVFNTLTAVSSHITLILIARFLAGASAGLAWSLIAGYARRMVIPSLQGRALALAMVGTPIALSLGVPAGTWMGSLLGWRLTFAVMSGLSLVLIGWILLAVPNYPGHSAKQKMPLAAVLRLPGVRSVLGVVLAWMLAHNILYTYIAPFIASAGLAARVDLVLLIFGIAALGGIFITGRIIDTHLRKAVLLSLSIFATVSLVFGVATLTAGVIYAGVAVWGLTFGGAATLLQTALADAAGDYADVALSMNVVTWNSAIALGGLTGGLLLKHAGSHAFPWAILILLLVALAIALRAQRGFPAIGSRAKASLSPASETDV, from the coding sequence ATGAAATTACATAAACATGGCGAGGCACAGCAACTGCCGGTGTTGGCGCTGCTGGCGCTGGCGATGGCAGGCTTTATCTGTATTCTAACGGAAACCATTCCCTCCGGTTTGCTGCCACAAATTAGTCAGGGACTTGCTATTTCGCCTGCGCTGGCGGGTCAGCTGGTTACCGCCTATGCCGCCGGTTCACTCATCGCGGCGATTCCCCTGACGCTGCTAACGCGAAGCTGGTCACGCCGCAGGGTTCTGCTGAGCACCGTGTGCGGATTTCTGGTTTTTAACACGCTCACCGCCGTATCTTCTCACATCACCCTCATTTTAATCGCGAGATTTTTAGCGGGCGCGTCTGCCGGTCTGGCATGGAGTTTGATTGCGGGCTATGCACGCAGAATGGTGATTCCGTCGCTGCAGGGACGTGCGTTAGCACTCGCCATGGTGGGCACGCCAATCGCGCTCTCATTGGGTGTTCCTGCAGGAACCTGGATGGGATCATTACTCGGATGGCGTCTTACTTTTGCCGTCATGTCTGGACTCTCGCTCGTCCTGATTGGCTGGATACTGCTGGCCGTGCCGAACTATCCCGGTCATTCCGCGAAGCAAAAAATGCCGCTCGCTGCGGTATTACGTCTGCCAGGCGTTCGCTCCGTGCTCGGTGTGGTGCTGGCGTGGATGTTGGCGCATAACATTCTCTATACCTACATCGCCCCATTTATTGCCTCGGCGGGTTTGGCGGCGCGGGTGGATTTGGTACTGCTGATCTTTGGCATTGCCGCGCTGGGCGGGATTTTCATCACCGGCAGAATCATTGATACCCATCTGCGTAAAGCGGTGCTGTTATCCCTGTCGATTTTTGCGACGGTGTCGCTGGTGTTTGGTGTGGCTACGTTAACCGCTGGCGTGATATATGCGGGAGTCGCCGTCTGGGGATTGACGTTCGGCGGTGCGGCGACGCTGCTCCAGACGGCATTAGCCGATGCCGCCGGTGACTATGCCGACGTCGCGCTCTCAATGAATGTCGTAACGTGGAACAGCGCCATCGCCCTCGGAGGTTTAACCGGCGGATTGCTGCTCAAGCATGCCGGTTCCCACGCTTTCCCGTGGGCGATCCTCATATTGCTATTGGTCGCTTTGGCGATTGCTCTGCGTGCACAGCGAGGTTTCCCAGCGATCGGCAGCAGAGCTAAAGCGTCACTCAGCCCTGCCAGCGAGACTGACGTATAA
- a CDS encoding membrane-bound PQQ-dependent dehydrogenase, glucose/quinate/shikimate family, whose translation MNIANRIARLSLWNRIFAVVLLLLGIALAGGGGWLVALGGSWYYLLAGIGLIISAVLIFMKRSSGAGWFALVFVGTLIWTIYESGLDYWRWVPRFALMLILGIWFAFQLPNLAPRVSRGASRVLASVLILAFIVAAALPFAPLNETPATDVPAAGSANFMADTGSGKASTPDSGDWYTYGGSLASQRFVNASQITPDNVKDLKLAWQFRTGDLPKARWGGENTPIKVGDTLYTCTARNMVFALDASTGKEKWHFDPKVSDKSIPYTAACRGLTWYDSQTNSHITTGQDSAVAASPAGDNSDCQQRIILGTLDARIIELNAKTGEICRSFGNQGTVNLAEDMGETYDGYVAINSAPVVIRDTLVVAHQTIDGQRAFGPPGVIKAYDVRTGQLKWAWDPASPDTATPKKGPNAYKRGSPDVWTSFTGDDKLGLVYLPVGNASGDYWSGTRTPAENKYSVSLTALNIDTGLPAWSFQTAHKDVWDYDPGSQPTLVDYPDKNGGKTPAIIMPTKQGEIYVLDRRTGKSLFGVEERKVTGGGIEPDQRSPTQPYSLFHHLSKPDLTPQDMWGLTPIDQLVCRIQFQKASYRGQYTPPEADRHSIEYPGYNGGSDWGSVAVDPTRGIIIANYNDMPNYNILVPRAKADALGWKPRDEVPYNPHDEGHAEGAGDPQIGVPYAVNVNAGWRLPFTGMLCKEPPYGGIRAIDMRDGRTIWDRPLGTARRNGPFGLPTGLPINIGTPNNGGSVVTSSGLIFVAAATDDLIRAIDMQTGKQVWSTELPAGGQANPMIYTQNGREYLVIVAAGHHFMETPVGDYVLAYALPEKK comes from the coding sequence TTGAACATCGCAAATCGAATAGCCAGGCTTTCGCTCTGGAATAGAATATTCGCCGTGGTTTTGCTGCTGTTGGGCATTGCACTGGCGGGAGGCGGCGGTTGGCTGGTCGCCTTGGGTGGCAGTTGGTATTACCTGTTGGCAGGGATAGGATTGATTATCTCTGCGGTGCTGATTTTTATGAAGCGAAGCAGCGGCGCAGGCTGGTTTGCGCTGGTGTTTGTCGGCACCTTGATCTGGACCATCTATGAGTCCGGGCTTGACTATTGGCGCTGGGTACCGCGCTTTGCATTAATGCTGATACTTGGCATCTGGTTCGCCTTCCAGTTACCCAACCTGGCGCCGCGCGTAAGCCGTGGCGCATCGCGTGTACTGGCCAGTGTATTAATTCTTGCCTTTATCGTGGCGGCAGCGCTGCCGTTTGCGCCGTTAAACGAAACGCCTGCAACTGATGTTCCGGCGGCGGGATCGGCCAACTTTATGGCGGATACCGGCAGCGGCAAAGCCTCTACACCGGACAGTGGAGATTGGTATACCTACGGCGGTTCGCTGGCGTCACAGCGCTTCGTCAATGCCAGCCAGATAACGCCAGATAACGTCAAAGATCTTAAGCTGGCATGGCAGTTCCGTACCGGCGATCTGCCCAAAGCACGTTGGGGCGGCGAAAACACACCTATCAAAGTGGGCGATACGCTGTATACCTGTACCGCGCGCAATATGGTGTTTGCGTTGGATGCCAGCACCGGTAAAGAGAAGTGGCACTTTGATCCGAAAGTCAGCGACAAATCCATTCCTTACACTGCGGCCTGTCGTGGTTTGACGTGGTATGACAGCCAAACCAATAGCCATATCACCACGGGACAAGACAGCGCAGTGGCCGCTTCGCCTGCGGGTGATAACAGCGACTGCCAGCAGCGCATTATTCTCGGTACGCTGGATGCGCGCATTATCGAACTCAATGCAAAAACCGGTGAGATTTGCCGTAGCTTCGGTAATCAGGGCACGGTGAACCTCGCCGAAGATATGGGCGAGACCTACGATGGCTATGTGGCGATTAACTCCGCGCCGGTGGTCATTCGTGACACCTTAGTTGTGGCGCACCAGACCATTGATGGGCAACGCGCATTTGGTCCTCCGGGTGTCATCAAAGCGTACGACGTGCGCACCGGTCAGCTGAAATGGGCGTGGGATCCTGCTTCACCGGATACCGCCACACCGAAAAAAGGTCCTAACGCCTATAAGCGCGGTTCGCCTGATGTCTGGACCTCGTTCACCGGTGACGACAAGCTTGGATTGGTGTATTTGCCGGTGGGTAATGCCTCGGGTGACTACTGGAGCGGCACGCGTACGCCTGCCGAGAATAAGTACTCCGTTTCACTCACCGCGTTGAATATTGACACCGGTTTACCCGCGTGGTCATTCCAGACCGCACACAAAGACGTGTGGGATTACGATCCTGGTTCGCAGCCAACGCTGGTGGATTATCCGGATAAGAACGGCGGCAAAACCCCGGCGATCATTATGCCGACCAAGCAGGGTGAAATTTATGTTCTGGACCGCCGCACCGGTAAATCACTGTTTGGCGTTGAAGAGCGTAAAGTCACTGGCGGCGGTATTGAGCCGGATCAGCGCTCGCCGACGCAGCCTTACTCACTGTTCCACCATCTGAGCAAGCCGGATCTGACGCCGCAGGATATGTGGGGATTAACGCCGATCGATCAGCTGGTATGCCGCATTCAGTTCCAGAAGGCGAGCTACCGGGGACAATATACGCCGCCGGAAGCCGATCGCCATTCGATTGAATATCCGGGCTACAACGGCGGTTCCGACTGGGGCAGCGTGGCTGTTGATCCCACGCGCGGCATTATCATTGCTAACTACAACGATATGCCGAACTACAACATTCTGGTGCCGCGTGCCAAAGCGGATGCGCTTGGCTGGAAACCGCGCGATGAAGTTCCTTATAATCCACACGATGAAGGCCATGCGGAAGGCGCGGGCGATCCTCAAATCGGCGTGCCTTACGCCGTTAACGTGAATGCGGGCTGGCGTTTACCGTTCACCGGCATGCTGTGTAAAGAGCCACCTTACGGCGGCATTCGCGCAATCGATATGCGTGATGGTCGCACGATTTGGGACCGTCCACTCGGCACCGCACGTCGCAATGGCCCGTTCGGATTACCCACCGGCTTGCCGATTAATATTGGTACGCCAAACAATGGTGGTTCAGTTGTGACGTCAAGTGGTTTGATCTTTGTTGCGGCTGCCACCGACGATTTGATTCGCGCTATCGATATGCAAACCGGCAAGCAGGTGTGGAGCACCGAACTGCCGGCAGGCGGCCAGGCGAATCCGATGATCTATACCCAGAACGGGCGTGAATATCTGGTGATTGTCGCGGCAGGGCACCACTTTATGGAAACGCCGGTCGGCGATTACGTGCTGGCCTACGCGTTGCCTGAGAAGAAATAA
- a CDS encoding GlxA family transcriptional regulator: protein MNTPENNVVAEVGLVIYPDSQLAAVYGLTDMFRIAADWAVNISGEERKRAIRVSHWQNDTAASNMLCVWDSHPDLPHRLSHVIAPPSLVVPEKMVPMKVPADWMSERYNEGVTLCSVCAGAFVLAETGLIDHRRATTHWAFAQTLSERFPAVDVAAENMVIDDGDIITAGGILAWTDLGLTLIEKILGTGTMLATSRFLLVDPPRREQSTYSAFIPNFDHGDSPILRAQHHLHAHFADQHSIDTLSVLANMTPRTFLRHFQKATGLRPTDYVQQVRIMKARDALELSNRSVDQIAWEVGYTDPSAFRKIFRKLTGVTPGQYRQRFGTQ from the coding sequence ATGAACACACCTGAAAACAACGTTGTGGCGGAAGTGGGCTTAGTGATTTATCCCGATAGCCAGCTCGCCGCTGTCTATGGTCTGACGGATATGTTCAGGATCGCCGCAGATTGGGCGGTGAATATTTCTGGTGAAGAGCGTAAACGCGCTATTCGGGTATCGCATTGGCAGAACGATACGGCAGCTAGCAACATGTTATGCGTGTGGGATAGCCATCCCGATCTGCCACATCGATTGAGCCATGTGATTGCGCCGCCAAGCCTGGTGGTCCCTGAAAAAATGGTGCCGATGAAGGTGCCAGCCGACTGGATGAGCGAGAGATACAACGAGGGGGTAACGCTTTGCTCTGTGTGCGCCGGGGCGTTTGTGCTCGCAGAAACCGGGCTTATTGACCATCGCCGCGCGACTACGCACTGGGCGTTTGCTCAAACGCTGTCGGAGCGATTTCCGGCGGTTGATGTCGCTGCAGAAAATATGGTGATTGACGATGGTGATATTATTACCGCCGGCGGGATCCTGGCCTGGACCGACTTGGGGCTGACGCTAATTGAAAAAATATTGGGCACCGGTACCATGCTGGCCACCTCGCGGTTTCTGTTAGTCGATCCACCGCGCCGTGAACAAAGCACTTACTCCGCGTTCATTCCCAATTTTGATCACGGCGATAGCCCAATATTGCGCGCTCAGCATCACCTCCATGCCCATTTTGCCGATCAGCACAGCATTGATACGCTTTCCGTTCTGGCCAACATGACACCGCGCACTTTTCTGCGTCATTTCCAAAAGGCGACCGGCCTACGCCCAACGGATTACGTGCAGCAGGTACGTATTATGAAAGCGCGCGATGCGCTAGAACTCTCCAATCGCTCGGTCGATCAAATTGCATGGGAGGTCGGCTACACCGATCCTTCCGCTTTCCGCAAAATTTTTCGCAAACTCACCGGCGTAACGCCTGGCCAGTATCGGCAAAGATTTGGCACCCAATAG
- a CDS encoding HD domain-containing protein — MSLNVTGIRIPDSKMAHEATEFIRDTESDLLFNHSSRVYYWGALAGQQRGLKVDNELLYIGCMFHDIGLTHEHCSCDKRFEVDGANAARDFLQGYGISTHDIDKVWSAIALHTTPGIPEFMAPEIALVTAGVEMDVLGIGYEHFADEQIGAVTSCYPRPAAFKEEIIQAFYDGIRHKPDTTFGNVKADVIKDKQPEFSPLNFCSVIRQSRWQG, encoded by the coding sequence ATGAGCTTGAATGTCACCGGTATCCGCATTCCAGACAGCAAAATGGCGCACGAAGCCACCGAATTTATCCGCGATACAGAATCAGACTTGTTGTTTAATCACTCCAGCCGCGTGTACTACTGGGGCGCGCTGGCGGGTCAACAGCGTGGGCTCAAGGTCGACAACGAGCTGCTCTATATTGGCTGCATGTTTCATGACATAGGTCTGACGCACGAACACTGCAGCTGCGATAAACGATTTGAAGTGGATGGCGCCAATGCCGCGCGCGACTTTCTGCAGGGCTACGGCATTTCCACCCATGATATTGACAAGGTATGGAGTGCCATTGCATTGCACACCACGCCGGGAATTCCCGAGTTTATGGCACCGGAGATCGCGCTGGTGACGGCTGGGGTAGAGATGGATGTGTTGGGCATTGGCTATGAACATTTTGCTGATGAGCAGATAGGCGCGGTGACAAGCTGCTACCCGCGTCCAGCGGCATTTAAAGAGGAGATCATTCAAGCCTTTTATGATGGCATCCGGCATAAACCGGACACCACATTTGGCAATGTGAAAGCTGATGTGATCAAGGATAAACAGCCTGAATTCTCTCCGCTCAATTTTTGCAGCGTTATACGTCAGTCTCGCTGGCAGGGCTGA
- a CDS encoding alpha/beta fold hydrolase, whose product MSNGIITTQDGTRIFYKDWGPKNAQPVVFHHGWPLSADDWDNQMLFFLAEGYRVIAHDRRGHGRSDQTDKGNDMTTYAADVAELVKALDLRNAIHIGHSTGGGEVARYVAHAEKGRVAKAVLMGAVPPIMLQTAANPAGLPKSVFDGFRSALASNRAQFFIDVPAGPFYGFNRPGAKISQGLIDNWWRQGMAGGAKAQYDCIAAFSETDFTEDLKAISVPVLVLHGEDDQVVPIDDSAHKAIKLLKQGTLKTYPGLSHGMFATNPEQINPDLLAFAKA is encoded by the coding sequence ATGAGCAACGGCATCATCACTACCCAAGACGGCACCCGGATTTTTTATAAAGATTGGGGTCCAAAAAATGCGCAACCGGTGGTGTTCCATCACGGCTGGCCCTTAAGCGCCGATGACTGGGATAACCAAATGTTATTCTTCTTAGCCGAAGGGTATCGCGTTATTGCCCACGATCGCCGCGGACACGGGCGTTCCGATCAAACGGATAAAGGCAATGATATGACCACCTACGCTGCCGACGTAGCTGAACTGGTCAAAGCATTGGATTTACGCAACGCCATTCATATTGGCCACTCAACCGGTGGCGGTGAGGTGGCGCGATATGTGGCGCATGCCGAAAAAGGTCGGGTGGCGAAGGCCGTACTGATGGGCGCGGTGCCACCGATCATGCTGCAAACGGCGGCAAATCCAGCAGGATTACCAAAATCTGTTTTTGACGGTTTCCGCTCGGCGCTGGCATCCAACCGTGCGCAATTCTTTATCGATGTGCCAGCGGGACCGTTCTACGGTTTTAATCGTCCGGGAGCAAAAATCAGCCAGGGATTGATTGATAACTGGTGGCGTCAGGGCATGGCAGGAGGGGCAAAAGCACAGTATGACTGTATTGCCGCATTCTCAGAAACCGACTTTACCGAGGATTTAAAGGCAATAAGCGTTCCGGTGTTGGTGCTGCATGGTGAGGACGATCAGGTTGTGCCAATTGATGATTCTGCCCATAAGGCTATCAAGCTGCTGAAACAGGGCACACTGAAAACCTATCCGGGCTTGTCCCACGGTATGTTTGCCACTAACCCCGAGCAGATTAACCCTGATTTGCTGGCATTTGCCAAAGCCTAA
- a CDS encoding YebG family protein, whose amino-acid sequence MAVETKYVVVRKGEEKMTFANKKDADAWDKMLDMADAFTDWLQQHQPALDEAQAEALGLLLAEQKDAVQHILRTSKLPDVVKRDAAEAVDPAEVTDASAEPDAETAAAAAEKKVRAVKAA is encoded by the coding sequence ATGGCAGTCGAAACCAAATATGTTGTAGTCAGAAAGGGTGAAGAGAAGATGACGTTTGCCAATAAAAAAGACGCGGATGCCTGGGACAAAATGCTGGATATGGCAGACGCTTTCACCGATTGGCTGCAGCAGCATCAGCCAGCGCTGGATGAAGCGCAGGCAGAAGCATTAGGCCTGCTGTTGGCTGAACAGAAAGATGCTGTGCAGCATATCCTGCGTACCAGCAAGCTCCCGGACGTGGTGAAGCGTGATGCGGCGGAAGCGGTGGACCCGGCTGAAGTTACTGACGCGTCTGCGGAACCGGATGCTGAAACAGCAGCTGCAGCGGCGGAAAAGAAAGTCCGCGCGGTTAAAGCAGCCTGA
- a CDS encoding methyl-accepting chemotaxis protein encodes MAKHASHKKTMSTRTQMLLTGALTITLGFAVTIGVLSWQSSNEQQSLAENYLQQIAQSQALQIQQQLSYARDVAHNLGHSLIALPGAGIQDRKVADKVMESALRDNPDYLSISVIFEENAFDGRDAEFATQPGAAPKGRYAFFVDRDQSGNFNMHPLTSIFTPGQGDYYLLPQKSQKDMLIEPYSYAYNGVPTLLTSVAAPIVSQGKLWGVVTSDISLASLQEKVNKIKPWEGSGYAMLLSSAGNVVSYPDKSQTSKAWKGVTNNFSNSVMQQHDALLGEDALVTWQPVVIGNSDQKWYLGVVAPVSKVMAAAHHQLVNAVILMVISILVVCSLLGVLFSRKVLKPIGGEPLEAATIALAVADGKLDNVITLKARDNSSLFYALHTMQNQLREIVGQIQDASSSVRQGAGEIASGNLNLASRTEQQAAALEQTAASMEQITATVKHNATNAHQATTLTDNATHIASRGETLVGQVVQTMAQIDDSAKKIGDITAIINSIAFQTNILALNAAVEAARAGEQGRGFAVVASEVRNLAQRSANAVKDIAVLIEESTQRVGSGVQQVQDAGRTMQEMTQAVNSVRTIIGEIVIASDEQARGISQVTIAVNEMDSTTQQNAALVQEMSAAASSLEDQASQLAHTVGRFQLS; translated from the coding sequence ATGGCCAAACACGCATCACATAAGAAAACCATGAGCACCCGCACGCAGATGCTGCTGACGGGCGCCTTAACGATCACGCTCGGCTTCGCCGTCACCATCGGCGTCCTGAGCTGGCAATCCAGCAATGAGCAACAGTCGCTGGCGGAAAATTACCTGCAGCAGATCGCGCAGAGCCAGGCGCTGCAAATTCAGCAACAGCTCAGCTATGCCCGTGACGTCGCCCACAATCTCGGTCATAGCCTGATTGCTTTACCCGGTGCGGGGATCCAGGACCGCAAGGTGGCCGATAAAGTGATGGAATCGGCGCTACGTGATAATCCCGATTATTTGTCGATCTCGGTGATTTTCGAAGAAAACGCCTTTGATGGGCGCGACGCTGAGTTCGCCACGCAGCCGGGTGCAGCACCAAAGGGGCGCTACGCCTTCTTTGTTGATCGCGATCAGTCCGGCAATTTCAACATGCATCCGCTGACCTCGATCTTTACGCCCGGCCAGGGCGACTACTATTTGCTGCCGCAAAAAAGCCAGAAGGACATGCTGATTGAGCCCTACAGCTACGCTTATAACGGCGTACCCACGTTGCTGACCTCGGTGGCTGCGCCCATCGTTAGCCAGGGAAAATTATGGGGGGTGGTGACCTCCGATATTTCGCTGGCATCGCTGCAGGAGAAGGTCAATAAAATCAAACCGTGGGAAGGTAGCGGCTATGCGATGCTGCTCTCCAGCGCGGGCAACGTGGTTTCATATCCCGATAAAAGCCAGACCAGCAAGGCGTGGAAAGGCGTAACCAACAACTTCAGCAACAGCGTAATGCAACAGCACGATGCGCTGCTGGGAGAAGATGCGCTGGTGACCTGGCAACCGGTGGTGATTGGTAACAGCGATCAGAAATGGTATCTCGGCGTGGTTGCGCCTGTGAGCAAAGTGATGGCGGCCGCCCATCATCAGCTGGTCAACGCGGTAATTCTGATGGTGATCAGCATTCTGGTGGTGTGCTCGCTGCTTGGCGTGCTGTTCAGTCGCAAAGTGCTGAAACCGATTGGTGGCGAACCGCTGGAAGCCGCAACCATCGCGCTGGCCGTGGCAGATGGCAAGCTGGATAACGTGATTACGCTGAAAGCACGTGATAACAGCAGCTTGTTCTATGCACTGCATACTATGCAAAACCAGCTGCGTGAGATTGTTGGTCAGATTCAGGATGCCAGTTCGTCGGTGCGTCAGGGCGCAGGTGAAATCGCCAGCGGCAACCTCAATCTGGCATCACGCACTGAACAGCAAGCGGCCGCGCTGGAACAAACCGCCGCCAGCATGGAGCAGATCACCGCCACGGTGAAACACAACGCCACCAATGCGCATCAGGCTACCACGCTCACCGACAATGCAACGCATATTGCCAGCCGTGGTGAAACGCTGGTAGGTCAGGTGGTGCAAACCATGGCGCAGATTGACGACAGCGCGAAAAAAATTGGCGACATCACCGCCATCATCAACAGCATCGCGTTCCAAACCAATATCCTGGCGCTTAACGCCGCGGTAGAAGCCGCACGCGCCGGTGAACAAGGGCGCGGTTTTGCCGTGGTAGCGTCGGAAGTGCGTAATCTGGCACAGCGCAGTGCCAATGCGGTGAAGGATATTGCGGTACTGATTGAAGAATCCACCCAGCGCGTTGGCAGCGGCGTACAGCAGGTGCAGGACGCCGGCAGAACCATGCAGGAGATGACCCAGGCGGTGAACTCGGTGCGCACCATTATCGGCGAAATCGTGATTGCCTCCGATGAGCAGGCGCGCGGTATCAGTCAGGTAACGATTGCGGTGAACGAGATGGACAGCACCACGCAGCAGAACGCCGCGTTAGTGCAGGAGATGTCAGCCGCTGCCAGTTCGCTGGAAGATCAGGCATCGCAGCTGGCGCATACCGTCGGACGTTTCCAGCTCAGTTAG
- a CDS encoding GlxA family transcriptional regulator, which translates to MRHDIAILAVPGVQLLDVCGPLDVFAEANRILKRQIYTPKIIAIDGSPIHASSGVRLTADMMLADSVSYAPHTFLIAGAPGIENFSPDDEALLAITRLCQRSERFGSVCSGALLLARTGLLEGKHVTTHWECAGLLAALHPGIIVDADALCVTDGRVRTAAGVTSGLDLALRLVEEDLGREAAIDIAAHLVMFFRRPVNQTHFMRGSSMSLVGRSALQELQRWVITHLHAVKSVAMMAEHMAISERHLTRLFRNELGITPGQWLERERVAKAKQLLEQKSLPAKTLATECGFSGADVMRRVFSRVTGMTPAAYSKMNAKS; encoded by the coding sequence ATGCGACACGACATCGCGATTCTGGCGGTACCCGGCGTACAGCTGCTTGACGTTTGTGGGCCGCTGGATGTCTTTGCTGAAGCCAACCGTATTCTAAAGCGGCAGATTTATACGCCAAAAATTATCGCCATTGACGGATCACCTATTCACGCCTCATCGGGGGTGCGGCTAACCGCCGATATGATGTTGGCGGATAGCGTGAGCTATGCCCCGCACACTTTTCTTATCGCTGGCGCGCCGGGAATTGAAAATTTTTCCCCGGATGATGAAGCGCTGTTGGCAATAACGCGTTTATGCCAACGCAGTGAGCGTTTTGGATCGGTATGCAGCGGAGCGCTGCTGCTGGCCCGCACCGGACTGCTGGAGGGCAAGCACGTTACCACCCACTGGGAATGCGCCGGTTTGCTGGCGGCTCTTCATCCGGGGATTATCGTGGATGCCGATGCGTTGTGCGTAACCGATGGGCGGGTCCGCACCGCGGCCGGTGTCACCTCCGGCCTGGATCTCGCCTTGCGGCTGGTTGAAGAGGATCTTGGCCGAGAGGCGGCGATTGACATTGCTGCGCATCTGGTGATGTTTTTCCGTCGCCCGGTTAATCAGACGCATTTCATGCGCGGCAGCAGTATGTCGCTGGTCGGTCGCTCGGCACTACAGGAGCTACAACGCTGGGTTATCACGCATCTGCATGCAGTAAAATCGGTGGCAATGATGGCGGAACACATGGCTATCAGTGAGCGACATCTCACGCGTCTGTTTCGCAATGAGCTGGGTATCACGCCGGGGCAATGGCTTGAACGGGAGCGCGTCGCTAAAGCGAAACAGCTGCTGGAGCAAAAATCGCTGCCGGCCAAAACGTTGGCAACCGAATGCGGCTTTTCAGGTGCCGATGTGATGCGCCGCGTGTTCAGCCGGGTAACCGGCATGACACCCGCGGCGTACAGCAAGATGAATGCGAAAAGCTAA
- a CDS encoding Fic family protein — protein MWIWQQPDWPQFRWQDEKLLPRLRQLQQQRGVLLGRASVQDNSDQQTLDTLLSNILASSAIEDERVNAQSVRSSLARRLGVSLNQPYPVSERSEGLATMMMDAISQRDEALTLPRLCQWHRWLFPASEWTFKRLNVGTLRGEEPMQVVSGRIDRPTVHFEAPPRAGLEAQLNEFVRWFNHSREDPLLDPLLRAALCHLWFVTLHPFDDGNGRITRALTDLALAQADSQSIRLYAMSASILARRADYYRILQETQRGELDVTAWLLWFFDVLNDSLEQALEAVTRTQNKARFWLMHNAAELSAEQTRVLNRLLDGGEQGFSDGISAGQYQKVAKVSKATATRHLAELVMKGCLEKLPGGGRSTRYQIKR, from the coding sequence ATGTGGATTTGGCAGCAGCCTGACTGGCCGCAGTTCCGCTGGCAGGATGAAAAATTATTGCCACGTTTGCGCCAGCTGCAGCAGCAGCGTGGCGTATTACTGGGGCGTGCCAGCGTGCAAGATAATAGCGATCAACAGACGCTGGATACGCTGCTGAGTAACATCCTGGCATCCTCAGCGATTGAAGATGAACGCGTCAATGCGCAGTCGGTAAGATCGTCTCTTGCGCGCCGTTTAGGCGTTTCGCTTAACCAACCTTATCCGGTTTCCGAACGTTCAGAAGGATTGGCAACCATGATGATGGACGCCATCAGCCAGCGCGATGAAGCGCTGACGCTGCCACGTTTGTGCCAGTGGCATCGCTGGTTGTTCCCCGCAAGTGAATGGACGTTCAAGCGATTGAATGTCGGAACGCTGCGCGGTGAAGAGCCGATGCAGGTGGTTTCGGGCCGTATCGATCGACCAACAGTGCATTTCGAAGCGCCACCGCGCGCCGGGCTGGAAGCGCAGCTCAACGAATTTGTCCGCTGGTTTAATCATAGCCGCGAAGATCCCCTACTTGATCCGCTGCTACGCGCCGCGCTTTGCCACCTGTGGTTTGTCACGCTGCACCCGTTTGATGATGGCAATGGACGTATCACCCGCGCCTTGACCGACCTGGCACTGGCACAGGCCGATAGCCAAAGCATCCGTTTGTATGCCATGTCGGCATCGATTCTGGCGCGACGTGCAGATTATTACCGCATCCTGCAGGAGACGCAGCGTGGTGAACTGGACGTTACGGCCTGGCTGCTGTGGTTTTTCGATGTGCTGAATGACAGCCTGGAGCAAGCGCTGGAGGCCGTTACGCGCACACAAAATAAAGCACGCTTCTGGTTGATGCACAATGCGGCCGAGCTAAGTGCGGAACAAACCCGCGTATTGAATCGTTTGCTGGATGGCGGTGAACAGGGCTTTAGCGACGGCATCAGCGCCGGTCAGTATCAGAAGGTGGCGAAAGTGAGTAAAGCCACAGCGACGCGCCATTTAGCGGAATTAGTGATGAAAGGCTGTCTGGAGAAATTACCCGGCGGCGGGCGCAGCACCCGCTACCAGATCAAACGTTAA